One genomic region from Deltaproteobacteria bacterium encodes:
- a CDS encoding exopolysaccharide biosynthesis protein has translation MTDTSQESFMADLAAIERLAAAPRVSFAAIEQKLEGRGFASFALIFALPFVQPIPLPGVSIVIGLVMIAVGLRLTLGHAGVLPQWLGQREIDGQRLVKMVHAARKAFTYIDPLFKPRLSLALQPPLSRAIGLSITVSGLALILPLPPVVLFSNSLPAWAIICVSIGYLERDGLFVIIGHLIAIATWVYFATVWEVVRLAWHSIATTIPQRWPQLASFLHLN, from the coding sequence ATGACTGACACATCCCAAGAGAGCTTTATGGCCGACCTAGCCGCCATCGAGCGCCTGGCCGCTGCACCGCGTGTGAGTTTTGCAGCCATTGAACAGAAGTTGGAGGGCAGAGGCTTTGCCTCATTTGCGCTGATCTTTGCGCTCCCCTTTGTGCAACCCATCCCTCTGCCGGGTGTGTCGATTGTGATTGGCCTCGTCATGATCGCCGTTGGGCTGCGCCTGACCCTGGGACACGCAGGCGTCTTGCCGCAATGGCTGGGGCAGCGCGAGATTGATGGGCAGAGGCTAGTGAAAATGGTTCATGCCGCCCGCAAGGCATTTACTTATATCGACCCATTGTTTAAACCCCGGCTATCGCTTGCGTTGCAACCACCGTTAAGTCGCGCCATAGGTCTAAGCATCACCGTCAGTGGCTTGGCACTCATACTACCCTTACCTCCAGTGGTGCTCTTTTCCAATTCTCTACCGGCTTGGGCCATCATTTGCGTCAGTATTGGTTATCTGGAGCGCGACGGACTATTTGTAATCATCGGCCATCTGATCGCTATCGCGACTTGGGTCTATTTTGCGACGGTATGGGAAGTGGTGCGCCTAGCATGGCATTCCATCGCCACGACTATCCCTCAGCGATGGCCACAACTAGCAAGCTTTTTGCATTTAAACTGA